In one window of Tenacibaculum mesophilum DNA:
- a CDS encoding metallophosphoesterase — MFSKHRITKAFKKAKELPLNKDSKYILFSDCHRGDNSFADDFAHNRKIYHYALSQYLQKEFTYIELGDGDELWENKFANIFNANKNIYLLLQKFHQQNKLHFIWGNHDMNYRKPKNVAKNFNSYYDTIDGKKKELMPNASFSEAIKLIQENGKSIFLLHGHQADWFNYTFWKLSRFLVRLLWRPLQIHGIKDPTSPAQNFKELIKVEKRLEKWIKNNNNQMIVTGHTHRPRFPSENELPHFNDGSCVHPRCITGLEIENNEITLIKWHVITNKDGTMQITRTVLEGPKKITNYI; from the coding sequence ATGTTTTCAAAACATAGGATAACCAAAGCTTTTAAGAAAGCAAAAGAACTACCTTTAAACAAGGATTCTAAATACATTTTATTTTCTGATTGCCATAGAGGTGATAACAGTTTTGCTGATGATTTTGCTCACAATCGAAAAATATATCACTATGCATTATCTCAATATTTACAAAAAGAATTTACTTATATAGAATTAGGAGATGGTGATGAGCTTTGGGAAAATAAATTTGCAAATATTTTCAATGCAAATAAAAACATCTACTTATTACTTCAAAAGTTTCATCAACAAAACAAACTACATTTTATTTGGGGGAATCATGATATGAATTACAGAAAACCTAAAAACGTTGCTAAAAACTTTAACTCTTATTACGATACCATTGACGGAAAAAAGAAAGAATTAATGCCCAATGCTTCCTTTTCAGAAGCAATTAAATTGATACAAGAAAATGGGAAATCTATTTTTTTACTTCACGGTCATCAAGCAGATTGGTTTAACTATACTTTTTGGAAATTAAGTAGGTTTTTAGTTCGTTTACTATGGCGACCACTACAAATACATGGAATTAAAGACCCTACAAGTCCCGCTCAAAACTTTAAAGAGCTCATAAAGGTAGAGAAACGTTTGGAAAAATGGATTAAAAACAATAATAACCAAATGATTGTTACAGGACACACACACCGTCCTCGATTTCCATCAGAAAACGAGCTTCCACATTTTAACGATGGTAGTTGTGTACACCCAAGATGCATTACTGGTTTAGAAATTGAAAACAATGAAATAACTCTTATTAAATGGCATGTAATTACTAATAAAGATGGTACCATGCAGATAACAAGAACAGTTCTTGAAGGACCTAAAAAAATAACTAACTACATTTAA
- a CDS encoding endonuclease/exonuclease/phosphatase family protein, with amino-acid sequence MRNIALFLVLTLVVFSSYAQQGAKKYKIRTVGFYNLENLFDTENDPEKNDEASPIMEMKGDKEEVYIDKIDKLGEVISQLGAEKTKTSPVILGVAEVENKKVLEDLVASERLKKKRYSIIHFDSPDKRGIDVGLLYQPRYFKPIHFEVFNPNIYSQNRKVYTRDILLVSGYLDDELIHVIVNHWPSRRGGEAKSRPLREKAAYKVKQIIEKIKLNDPNPKVLIMGDFNDDPINSSFKTVLQTKSKKKNVKEGDIYNPYEDMFRRGFNTLGYRDNINLFDQIMFTSPLLDKGEKDFLTYKMFKSGIFNKRFLTQKSGRYKGYPFRSFSYGKYTGGYSDHYPVYMYLIKEDK; translated from the coding sequence ATGAGAAATATAGCTTTATTTTTAGTCTTAACTCTTGTTGTTTTTTCTTCATATGCGCAACAAGGAGCAAAAAAATATAAAATAAGAACTGTTGGTTTTTATAATTTAGAAAACCTTTTTGATACCGAAAATGATCCTGAAAAGAATGATGAAGCAAGTCCCATCATGGAAATGAAAGGAGATAAAGAAGAGGTATATATAGATAAAATAGATAAACTTGGAGAAGTTATCTCACAGTTAGGAGCTGAAAAGACAAAAACGAGTCCAGTAATTTTAGGCGTTGCTGAGGTTGAAAACAAGAAAGTTTTAGAAGATTTAGTAGCATCGGAAAGGTTAAAAAAGAAGCGTTATAGTATTATTCATTTTGACTCTCCTGATAAAAGAGGGATTGATGTTGGGTTGTTGTATCAACCACGTTATTTTAAGCCAATTCATTTTGAGGTTTTTAATCCTAATATTTACAGTCAAAACAGAAAGGTATATACACGCGATATTTTATTAGTATCGGGTTATTTAGATGACGAGTTAATACATGTTATTGTAAATCACTGGCCATCTCGAAGAGGAGGGGAAGCGAAGAGTAGACCATTGCGTGAAAAAGCCGCTTATAAAGTGAAACAAATTATAGAAAAAATTAAGCTGAACGACCCAAATCCAAAAGTGTTAATTATGGGTGATTTTAACGATGATCCTATCAACTCTAGCTTTAAAACTGTTTTACAAACAAAGAGTAAAAAGAAAAATGTAAAAGAAGGAGATATTTATAACCCTTATGAAGATATGTTCCGTCGTGGATTTAATACATTAGGGTATAGAGATAATATTAATTTATTTGATCAAATTATGTTTACTTCTCCACTATTAGATAAGGGAGAAAAAGATTTTTTAACCTATAAAATGTTTAAATCAGGAATCTTTAATAAACGTTTTTTAACACAAAAAAGTGGTCGTTATAAAGGGTATCCTTTCAGAAGTTTCTCTTATGGAAAGTATACAGGAGGATATAGTGATCACTATCCGGTATATATGTACTTAATTAAAGAAGATAAATAA
- a CDS encoding porin, with translation MLTHIYAQQGKDSKFGNGLFNIIGKDSTWSMKMSARMQFLATAEWDSNKDGLYNPTSSMLVRRARLKFKGFAFSPKLKYKMELGLSNRDISGASVHTGNAPRYILDAVIKWNFFQNFELWFGQTKLPGNRERIISSGDMQLVDRSLLNSRFNIDRDMGVQLKHHFNLSDKFIVKEALAFSQGEGRNVTVGNLGGHQYTAHLELLPFGKFEGKGDYVGGDLKREQTPKLAIGMSYDFNNNAVKTRSNQGTYMVNDEGYYQTNISTFFMDAMFKYKGFSFMGEYSFRDAKDPVAKNSDGTLTGEIVQVGSGLNLQSGYLFSKNWEISGRFTNISLDKKITGKGTENQYTIGLSKYIVGHKLKVQTDISYLDIATATNQLMYRLQVDIHL, from the coding sequence ATGTTGACGCATATATATGCACAACAAGGAAAAGACTCAAAATTTGGTAATGGCTTATTTAATATCATAGGGAAAGATAGTACTTGGTCTATGAAAATGAGTGCCAGAATGCAATTCTTAGCAACTGCCGAATGGGATTCTAACAAAGATGGTTTATATAACCCAACATCTTCAATGTTAGTAAGAAGAGCTCGTTTAAAATTTAAAGGATTTGCTTTTTCCCCTAAATTAAAATATAAAATGGAGCTTGGGTTATCTAATAGAGATATTAGTGGCGCTTCTGTACACACAGGAAATGCACCAAGATATATATTAGATGCTGTTATAAAGTGGAATTTCTTTCAAAATTTTGAATTATGGTTTGGGCAAACCAAACTACCTGGCAACCGTGAGCGTATTATTTCTTCAGGTGATATGCAATTAGTAGATCGCTCTCTATTAAACAGCCGTTTTAATATTGATAGAGATATGGGAGTACAATTAAAACACCATTTTAATTTATCTGACAAGTTTATTGTAAAAGAAGCACTAGCCTTTTCTCAAGGTGAAGGAAGAAATGTTACTGTAGGAAACTTAGGTGGACATCAATATACCGCTCATCTAGAACTTTTACCTTTTGGAAAGTTTGAAGGTAAAGGAGATTATGTAGGTGGTGACTTAAAAAGAGAACAAACACCTAAACTTGCTATTGGTATGAGTTACGACTTTAATAACAATGCCGTAAAAACTAGAAGTAACCAAGGTACTTATATGGTTAATGATGAAGGATACTATCAAACAAACATATCAACCTTTTTTATGGATGCTATGTTTAAATACAAGGGATTCTCTTTTATGGGAGAATATTCATTCAGAGATGCAAAAGATCCTGTTGCAAAAAATTCAGACGGCACACTTACTGGAGAAATTGTACAAGTAGGAAGTGGTTTAAACCTTCAATCAGGATATTTGTTTTCTAAAAACTGGGAAATATCTGGTCGTTTTACTAATATTTCTTTAGATAAAAAAATCACAGGAAAAGGAACTGAAAATCAATATACAATAGGATTATCAAAGTATATTGTTGGTCATAAATTAAAAGTACAAACCGACATTAGTTACTTAGATATAGCGACAGCTACTAATCAATTAATGTATAGATTACAGGTAGACATACACCTTTAA
- a CDS encoding carboxypeptidase-like regulatory domain-containing protein — protein MKNFTITMLLLFSGLFGLNAQNIVKGIVINGDSENPMQGVSVSIKEVSVSSTTDASGAFTLNGLPNGRQIVTVSLNGYETQNFPVELSGKTVNLGTIFMYEDLSEDQDLSTITITDDELNDDTSAADNISGLLQASRDVYLRTAAFEWSGSFYRVRGLDSENGKVLINGIEMNKLYNGRPQWSNWGGLNDVLRNQEFSNGLTPSNYAFGGVLGSTNINTRASEYSEGGRISYASSNRSYNHRLMATYSSGLLANGWAITVSGSRRAGNEGYIDGTFYDANSIFLSLEKQINDAHSLNLTVIAAENERGKSSPNTQEVFDIKGIRYNSYWGKQGDKNRNSRVKRLYEPIVMLNHYWNLSENTTLNTNIGFQFGEIGNSRLDYNGANNPDPTYYRKLPSWYLSDPNGPDYENAYKSLTGFQNDGQIDWDELYFGNQGSPENARVILYEDRNDDQQLTANMILSSELNENITLTASGEYRKLKSENFASPIDMLGAVGYLDVNTFGDNFNQQQSNLLTPNRTIGLGDRFKYNYIFNSEVYGGFAQLQFKYNKVDFYVAGQANNTTHQREGLFQNGYFPTNSYGKSDKLDFFNYGAKGGLTYKISGRHLIDVNGGYITKAPSLRNSFANSRANNVTVADVAELNSEKILSGDVSYVFRSPLITSRVTGYYTDIKDATEISFFFADGIGGDTSAFIQEILTGIDKRHFGVEFGIEAQVTPTIKLKGAANIGQYTYNNNPNLVITTENANTEGFVDGKRDMGLASLKGYKLAAGPHKAYSFGFEYRDPDYWFVSVTANYMDEAYVDVSPIRRTANFISDADGAAFADYDPVLARQLLTQEQFDDYMVVNVIGGKSWKVGDGKYIGLFASVSNLFNEEYKTGGFEQGRNANYHQLRDDNANGTPTFGNKYWYGRGTTYFLNLNYRF, from the coding sequence ATGAAAAATTTTACGATAACAATGTTATTACTTTTTTCAGGTTTATTTGGCTTGAATGCACAGAACATTGTAAAGGGGATTGTAATAAACGGCGATTCTGAAAATCCTATGCAAGGTGTTTCTGTAAGTATAAAAGAAGTAAGCGTCTCGAGTACTACAGACGCCAGCGGGGCTTTTACACTAAATGGTTTACCAAACGGAAGACAAATTGTAACGGTATCATTAAACGGGTATGAAACCCAAAATTTTCCAGTTGAACTATCTGGAAAAACAGTAAATTTAGGCACAATCTTTATGTATGAAGATTTATCTGAAGATCAAGATTTAAGCACCATCACTATTACAGATGATGAGTTAAATGATGACACTAGTGCTGCTGATAACATTTCTGGTTTACTACAAGCCTCTAGAGATGTATATTTACGTACTGCCGCTTTTGAATGGAGTGGCTCTTTTTACAGAGTACGTGGTTTAGATTCTGAAAATGGTAAAGTTTTGATTAATGGAATTGAAATGAACAAACTATACAACGGAAGACCTCAATGGAGTAACTGGGGAGGTTTAAACGATGTATTGCGTAACCAAGAGTTTAGTAATGGACTAACTCCTTCAAACTATGCTTTTGGTGGTGTTTTAGGTTCTACAAATATTAACACAAGAGCTTCTGAATATAGTGAAGGTGGACGTATTTCTTATGCTTCTTCTAATAGAAGTTACAACCACCGTCTAATGGCAACATATTCTTCTGGTTTATTAGCTAATGGATGGGCAATAACTGTTTCTGGTAGTAGAAGAGCTGGTAACGAAGGATATATTGATGGTACTTTTTACGATGCCAACTCCATCTTTTTGTCACTTGAAAAGCAAATTAACGATGCTCATAGCTTAAACTTAACTGTGATTGCTGCAGAGAACGAAAGAGGAAAATCTTCACCAAATACTCAAGAGGTTTTTGATATTAAAGGAATTCGTTATAACTCATATTGGGGAAAACAAGGAGACAAAAACAGAAACTCAAGAGTTAAGAGATTATACGAACCAATTGTTATGTTGAACCACTATTGGAACCTTTCTGAAAACACTACATTAAACACTAATATTGGTTTTCAGTTTGGAGAAATAGGTAACAGTCGTTTAGATTATAACGGTGCTAACAATCCTGACCCTACGTATTACAGAAAGTTACCAAGCTGGTATTTATCAGATCCTAATGGACCAGATTATGAAAATGCATACAAATCATTAACTGGTTTCCAAAATGATGGACAAATTGATTGGGATGAGTTATACTTTGGAAATCAAGGAAGTCCAGAAAATGCTCGTGTAATTTTATATGAAGATAGAAACGATGATCAGCAATTAACAGCTAATATGATTTTATCTTCAGAGTTAAATGAAAATATTACACTAACTGCTAGTGGTGAATATAGAAAGTTAAAGTCTGAAAACTTTGCTTCTCCAATAGACATGCTTGGAGCTGTAGGTTATTTAGATGTAAATACTTTTGGTGATAATTTTAACCAACAACAAAGCAATCTTTTAACTCCTAATAGAACAATTGGATTAGGAGACCGCTTTAAATACAACTATATCTTCAATTCTGAAGTATATGGTGGTTTTGCTCAGTTACAGTTCAAATACAACAAAGTTGATTTTTATGTAGCAGGACAAGCGAACAATACTACACACCAAAGAGAAGGTTTATTCCAAAACGGATACTTTCCAACTAACTCTTACGGAAAATCAGATAAGTTAGATTTCTTTAACTACGGAGCTAAAGGAGGATTAACCTATAAAATTTCTGGTCGTCACTTAATTGATGTAAACGGAGGTTATATTACAAAAGCACCTTCTCTGCGTAACTCTTTTGCCAACTCAAGAGCTAACAATGTTACAGTTGCTGATGTTGCTGAATTAAATAGTGAAAAAATATTATCTGGAGATGTTAGCTATGTTTTTAGAAGCCCTTTAATTACTTCAAGAGTTACAGGTTACTATACAGATATTAAAGATGCTACTGAAATTTCATTCTTCTTTGCTGATGGTATTGGAGGAGATACTTCGGCATTTATTCAAGAAATCTTAACTGGTATAGATAAAAGACATTTTGGTGTTGAGTTTGGGATTGAAGCGCAAGTTACTCCTACAATTAAATTAAAGGGTGCAGCTAATATTGGTCAGTACACCTATAATAATAACCCAAATCTTGTAATTACTACCGAAAACGCTAATACAGAAGGTTTCGTTGATGGTAAAAGAGATATGGGGCTTGCTTCTCTTAAAGGTTATAAACTTGCTGCTGGACCTCATAAGGCTTATTCTTTTGGTTTTGAATATAGAGACCCAGATTATTGGTTTGTTAGCGTTACTGCAAACTATATGGATGAAGCTTATGTAGATGTTTCTCCTATTAGAAGAACTGCTAATTTTATAAGTGATGCAGACGGAGCTGCTTTTGCAGATTACGACCCAGTGTTAGCTAGACAATTATTAACTCAAGAGCAATTTGATGATTATATGGTTGTAAACGTTATCGGAGGGAAATCATGGAAAGTAGGCGATGGTAAATACATTGGCTTATTTGCTAGTGTTAGTAACTTATTCAACGAAGAATATAAAACAGGTGGTTTCGAGCAAGGAAGAAATGCAAATTATCACCAATTACGAGACGATAATGCTAACGGAACACCAACCTTTGGAAATAAATACTGGTACGGTAGAGGTACTACTTATTTCTTAAACTTAAATTATAGATTCTAA
- a CDS encoding M20/M25/M40 family metallo-hydrolase, whose amino-acid sequence MKKKYFLLSLLLLCLSFSTIYSQKKMFYGTIETKDALKLQEVAPSDIKIISSANAFSAVKLSDYAAEKLHHMILTHGPGFIYESSEKDALQTIQKLQSKKSHYKRASYTISEDQLVNQSLGLVNNTNIANQIVELENYGTRYHTTQKAKDAVLDLKQKWETMASGRSDVSVRIVNHNSTTMPSVVMTIQGSDLPNEYVIIGGHIDSVSPERETNAPGADDNASGIATITEMARVLFEMNFEPKRTIEFMAFAAEEVGLRGSKEIAQDYKNRNVNVLSYVQFDMTNYKGSPKDVYISDDSYNSSTLNAFLASLMDHYNASGSHQFTYDYTRCNYGCSDHYSWAQQGYDAAFPFEASFNGSSPYIHTVNDTSDRFPTANATHAAKFAKLGLEYLIEVAKSKGSVSVPTYCESKGNNVNDEYIQNVTLGSINNNSGATNGYQDFTSISTDLEQGSSNTITVTPKWTGTVYKEGYTVWIDYNQDSDFEDNGEQVWVKSASTDNSVNGSFTVPTTAKLGVTRMRVSMRYNNTPASCGSFDYGEVEDYTINIVEGDGGTNTNICDGVPQYDSSQNYQVGDKVVYFNVLYERTSNGWNNIGNCGSAKTDNLNVRQVLVNDKDVIVFSPNPIEGNSIVLQVNNELWKNREVAIYNANGRLLTKVKMSSRNSNIDVSKLSAGIYFVSLDDTRKRYTRQLVKK is encoded by the coding sequence ATGAAAAAAAAGTATTTTCTACTTTCGCTACTATTGCTGTGCCTTAGTTTTTCTACTATTTACAGCCAAAAAAAGATGTTTTATGGTACCATTGAAACTAAAGACGCCTTAAAACTGCAAGAAGTTGCTCCTTCTGATATTAAAATTATTTCCTCTGCTAATGCCTTCAGTGCTGTTAAGTTAAGTGATTATGCGGCAGAAAAGTTACACCATATGATTTTAACTCATGGTCCTGGGTTTATTTATGAGTCTTCTGAAAAAGATGCTTTACAAACAATTCAGAAGCTACAAAGTAAAAAATCGCATTATAAAAGAGCTTCTTACACTATTAGTGAAGACCAACTTGTAAATCAAAGTTTGGGTTTGGTGAATAATACAAATATTGCGAATCAAATAGTAGAGCTTGAAAACTATGGTACTAGATATCATACTACACAAAAGGCAAAAGATGCTGTTCTGGATTTAAAACAGAAATGGGAAACCATGGCTAGTGGCAGGTCTGATGTTAGTGTGAGAATAGTTAATCACAATAGTACCACAATGCCTTCGGTTGTTATGACTATTCAAGGAAGTGATCTTCCTAATGAATATGTAATTATAGGTGGGCATATTGATTCTGTTAGCCCAGAAAGAGAAACGAATGCGCCTGGTGCTGATGATAATGCTTCTGGTATTGCTACGATTACTGAAATGGCAAGAGTACTTTTTGAAATGAATTTTGAACCAAAAAGAACTATAGAGTTTATGGCATTTGCTGCTGAAGAAGTTGGCTTAAGAGGTTCAAAAGAAATTGCTCAGGATTATAAAAATAGAAATGTTAATGTGTTGTCGTATGTGCAGTTTGATATGACGAATTACAAAGGGTCACCAAAGGATGTTTATATTTCTGATGATAGTTATAATAGCAGTACCCTTAATGCTTTTTTAGCTAGCCTTATGGATCATTACAATGCTTCAGGAAGTCATCAATTTACTTACGATTATACACGATGTAATTATGGTTGTTCAGATCATTATAGTTGGGCACAACAAGGGTATGATGCAGCTTTTCCTTTTGAAGCTTCATTTAATGGTTCGAGTCCATATATTCATACAGTGAACGATACGTCTGACCGATTTCCAACTGCAAATGCTACGCATGCGGCAAAATTTGCGAAACTTGGTTTGGAGTATTTAATTGAAGTAGCTAAAAGTAAAGGAAGCGTTAGTGTACCAACGTATTGTGAATCAAAAGGAAATAATGTAAATGATGAATATATTCAGAATGTAACACTTGGGTCAATTAATAATAATTCAGGAGCTACAAATGGATATCAAGATTTTACTAGTATTTCTACTGATTTAGAACAAGGGAGTTCCAACACAATTACCGTTACTCCAAAATGGACAGGTACAGTTTATAAAGAAGGATATACTGTTTGGATTGATTATAATCAGGATTCTGATTTTGAAGATAACGGAGAGCAAGTGTGGGTTAAAAGTGCTTCTACTGATAATTCAGTTAATGGAAGCTTTACTGTACCTACTACTGCAAAATTAGGTGTCACAAGAATGAGAGTGTCTATGCGATACAATAATACTCCTGCTTCTTGTGGTTCATTTGATTATGGTGAGGTTGAAGATTATACTATAAATATTGTAGAAGGAGATGGAGGTACTAATACTAATATTTGTGATGGTGTGCCTCAATATGATTCTTCCCAAAACTATCAGGTTGGTGATAAGGTTGTTTATTTTAATGTTTTGTATGAGAGAACTTCAAATGGATGGAATAATATAGGAAATTGTGGTAGTGCTAAAACCGATAATTTAAATGTAAGGCAAGTTTTAGTAAATGATAAAGATGTAATTGTCTTTTCACCTAACCCTATCGAAGGAAATTCTATAGTTTTACAAGTAAATAATGAGTTGTGGAAAAATAGAGAAGTTGCTATTTATAATGCTAACGGAAGGTTGCTTACAAAAGTAAAAATGAGTTCTAGAAATAGTAATATAGATGTTTCAAAACTATCAGCAGGAATTTATTTTGTGTCTTTAGACGATACAAGGAAAAGGTATACTAGACAATTGGTTAAAAAGTAG
- a CDS encoding DUF5689 domain-containing protein, whose translation MKKINLYKIFAILYIAISASCVDNNDFELPTIGPDKQYENLKSLDEVIAQYNGNIVEFNDDTTIFGYVVSDDREGNFYKELVIQDKPENPTVGVVIKIDDANLGARYNIGRKIYVKLKGLALSKPYSAFEIGIKGTGNRTDRISANDYISKIDRSSEIVDIIPTTLTIGELTENQINTLVKIENLQSETKGLQYAYPEDNSYITRTMTSCETFEKIDISTSKFVSFKEYYIPDNKGSITAILDEFAGNYQLVLRNTNDINFTDEYGCNAPPIDATLNEVKAFYKGSGEATITKNLKIKVVITSDLASGNLHPLSAFAQDATAGIALRFSGDHNLNLGDEVEIAVGGTKLSEYNDLLQLNISPSSIIKSTAGTLPTPETITFAQALTGDYESKLVQIDGVQFKDNTKIYDGNNELIAECDGTPLTTYVRKEATFANNNVNDKKGAITGIMTVYEGTPQIYLRNEADINFTEDYVTCGGTTTNAIFFSELADPNNNANARFIELYNSGTDPIDLTGWTIRRYTNDATSSTSSIDLSGKTIAGTSTFVIAKNAAELSSIYGVTADMESTSAAADSNGDDQLELVDPSGTVIDIFGVIGEDGSGTNHEFEDGRAYRKASVTQGNPTYTFAEWDIWNDTGDAGTTNAPQDAPGAFTPGVR comes from the coding sequence ATGAAAAAAATAAATTTATACAAGATTTTTGCAATACTTTATATTGCAATTTCTGCTTCATGTGTTGACAATAACGATTTTGAATTACCAACTATTGGACCAGACAAACAGTACGAAAACTTAAAGTCTTTAGACGAAGTTATAGCACAATATAACGGTAATATAGTTGAATTTAATGACGACACCACTATCTTTGGTTATGTTGTTTCTGACGACAGAGAAGGAAATTTCTATAAAGAATTAGTTATTCAAGACAAGCCTGAAAATCCCACAGTAGGAGTTGTAATTAAAATTGATGATGCTAACTTAGGTGCTAGATATAATATAGGAAGAAAAATATATGTAAAACTAAAAGGTTTAGCCTTAAGCAAACCATATTCAGCTTTTGAAATAGGTATCAAAGGTACTGGTAATCGTACTGATAGAATAAGTGCTAACGATTATATAAGTAAAATAGATAGATCTTCTGAAATCGTTGATATTATACCAACTACTTTAACAATTGGTGAGTTAACTGAAAATCAAATCAATACCTTAGTTAAAATTGAAAACCTTCAATCTGAAACAAAAGGATTACAGTATGCTTACCCTGAAGACAATAGTTATATTACAAGAACCATGACTTCTTGTGAAACTTTTGAAAAAATTGATATTTCAACAAGTAAATTTGTTAGCTTCAAAGAATACTATATCCCTGATAACAAAGGTAGCATTACTGCTATTTTAGATGAATTTGCTGGTAACTATCAATTAGTTCTTAGAAACACTAATGATATTAACTTTACCGATGAATATGGTTGTAACGCACCTCCTATTGACGCTACTCTAAATGAAGTTAAAGCCTTTTATAAAGGTAGTGGAGAAGCAACAATTACAAAAAACTTAAAAATAAAAGTAGTTATTACTTCTGATTTAGCTTCTGGTAACTTACATCCCTTAAGTGCATTTGCTCAAGATGCTACTGCTGGTATTGCTTTACGTTTTAGTGGAGATCATAACTTAAACTTAGGAGACGAAGTAGAAATCGCTGTTGGAGGAACTAAACTAAGTGAATATAACGATTTATTACAATTAAACATTTCTCCTTCTAGTATTATTAAATCTACAGCAGGCACTTTACCAACCCCTGAGACTATCACTTTTGCTCAAGCTTTAACTGGTGATTACGAAAGTAAATTAGTACAAATTGATGGAGTACAATTCAAAGACAATACCAAAATTTATGACGGTAACAATGAGTTAATTGCTGAATGTGATGGTACTCCTTTAACCACTTATGTTAGAAAAGAGGCAACTTTTGCTAACAATAATGTAAATGATAAAAAAGGAGCTATAACAGGTATTATGACTGTTTATGAAGGTACTCCTCAAATCTATTTAAGAAACGAAGCTGATATTAATTTTACAGAAGACTATGTTACATGTGGAGGTACTACTACTAATGCTATTTTCTTTTCAGAATTAGCAGACCCTAACAATAATGCTAATGCTAGATTTATAGAGTTATATAATTCTGGAACAGATCCAATAGACTTAACAGGTTGGACAATTAGAAGATATACAAATGATGCTACTTCATCAACATCTTCAATTGACTTATCTGGTAAAACCATAGCTGGAACTAGTACTTTTGTAATTGCCAAAAATGCTGCAGAACTCTCAAGTATATATGGTGTTACTGCTGACATGGAGTCTACTTCTGCTGCAGCAGATTCTAACGGAGACGACCAATTAGAGCTAGTAGATCCAAGCGGAACTGTAATCGATATCTTTGGAGTTATTGGGGAAGATGGATCTGGTACAAATCACGAATTTGAAGATGGTAGAGCTTACCGCAAAGCTTCAGTAACACAAGGAAACCCAACATATACATTTGCAGAATGGGATATTTGGAATGACACAGGAGATGCAGGTACTACAAATGCACCTCAAGATGCCCCTGGTGCTTTTACACCTGGAGTGAGATAA